The following proteins are co-located in the Streptomyces bottropensis ATCC 25435 genome:
- a CDS encoding serine/threonine-protein kinase, whose translation MSSNGGAPYGSGYGSDEPTSFGLQPPQPSVPYPGNPYAQPTGVVAQPAPSSPVGPTVQPPVQSAAPSQPPQDSGTGRLIAGRYRLLAKLGHGGMGTVWRAKDETVDREVAVKEPRVPDHLPERERANAFERMRREARAAARLDHPSVVNVHDVAVVDGQPWIVMELVRGRSLGDALQEGTLGVRDAARIGLDVLGALEAAHAAGILHRDVKPDNVLLGRHDRVVLTDFGIAQIEGETNLTDTGGIVGSPEYIAPERVLGQRPGPASDLWSLGVVLYAATEGVSPFRRSNTPATLQSVLNATPAAPASATGPLAEAINGLLQKDPARRPAAARVRELLEAAANPPAPAPTRPIPQAAGTPAGDFRGIRVGAKTLTGLGAVVVAAAVTAYLVIADPFAGPLPDGWKQRDLGAKVAASVGVPGDFVKDTFEPDATDGTFAQYSDPSGLIRINVDRDIEADDKDNEIPGNALDKAYADWEVVKDGEYTLDIADTPTPKGRPQEARFKDRDAAENTIVYTTTDTRAPRRREARVLYYKARNGDVYRVWIDYPGKGHFTGQGREIARTVLANLEFKHT comes from the coding sequence ATGAGCAGCAACGGGGGCGCCCCTTACGGATCCGGCTACGGGTCGGACGAGCCGACGAGTTTCGGACTGCAACCGCCGCAGCCGAGCGTGCCGTACCCGGGCAACCCGTATGCCCAGCCGACCGGGGTGGTGGCACAGCCGGCGCCGTCGTCACCGGTAGGGCCGACGGTGCAGCCACCAGTACAGTCCGCTGCGCCCTCACAACCCCCGCAGGACTCCGGCACCGGACGCCTGATCGCGGGGCGCTACCGGCTGCTCGCCAAGCTCGGCCATGGCGGCATGGGCACGGTGTGGCGGGCGAAGGACGAGACGGTGGATCGTGAGGTCGCCGTCAAGGAGCCTCGCGTACCGGACCATCTTCCCGAGCGTGAACGGGCCAACGCCTTCGAGCGGATGCGCCGTGAGGCCCGTGCGGCGGCCCGGCTCGACCATCCGTCGGTCGTGAACGTGCATGACGTGGCGGTCGTGGACGGCCAGCCGTGGATCGTGATGGAACTCGTCCGGGGACGTTCGCTCGGCGACGCGCTCCAGGAGGGCACCCTCGGGGTGCGCGACGCGGCGAGAATCGGCCTCGACGTGCTCGGCGCGCTGGAGGCGGCGCACGCGGCGGGCATCCTGCACCGGGACGTCAAGCCGGACAACGTCCTCCTCGGCCGCCACGACCGGGTCGTCCTCACCGACTTCGGCATCGCCCAGATCGAGGGCGAGACGAACCTGACGGACACCGGGGGCATCGTCGGCTCGCCCGAGTACATCGCCCCCGAGCGGGTGCTGGGCCAGCGGCCCGGCCCCGCCTCGGACCTCTGGTCGCTCGGCGTCGTCCTCTACGCGGCCACCGAGGGCGTGTCGCCGTTCCGGCGCAGCAACACGCCGGCGACCCTGCAGTCCGTCCTCAACGCCACGCCGGCGGCGCCCGCCTCGGCCACCGGCCCGCTCGCCGAGGCCATCAACGGCCTGCTGCAGAAGGACCCGGCGCGCCGCCCGGCCGCCGCCCGTGTCCGTGAGCTGCTGGAGGCGGCCGCGAACCCGCCGGCGCCCGCGCCCACCCGGCCTATTCCGCAGGCCGCCGGGACCCCGGCCGGTGACTTTCGGGGCATCCGGGTCGGCGCCAAGACCCTGACCGGGCTCGGCGCGGTGGTCGTCGCGGCGGCGGTGACGGCGTACCTGGTGATCGCCGACCCCTTCGCGGGGCCCCTGCCGGACGGCTGGAAGCAGCGGGACCTCGGTGCGAAGGTCGCCGCGAGCGTGGGCGTGCCCGGGGACTTCGTGAAGGACACGTTCGAGCCGGACGCCACGGACGGCACCTTCGCGCAGTACAGCGACCCCAGCGGGCTGATCCGGATCAACGTCGACCGGGACATCGAGGCGGACGACAAGGACAACGAGATCCCGGGCAACGCGCTGGACAAGGCGTACGCCGACTGGGAGGTGGTCAAGGACGGCGAGTACACCCTGGACATCGCCGACACGCCGACGCCGAAGGGGCGGCCGCAGGAGGCCCGGTTCAAGGACCGGGACGCCGCCGAGAACACCATCGTGTACACGACCACGGACACCCGGGCCCCGCGCCGGCGTGAGGCGCGGGTTCTGTACTACAAGGCGCGCAACGGCGACGTCTACCGGGTCTGGATCGACTATCCGGGCAAGGGGCACTTCACCGGCCAGGGCCGCGAGATCGCGCGTACGGTCCTCGCGAACCTGGAGTTCAAGCACACGTAG
- a CDS encoding serine/threonine-protein kinase, translating to MGTEGENVRLIAGRYRLEARIGRGGMGIVWRATDQLLGRQVAVKELALDDSLPEERSRQRRERTLREARAVARLGHPHIIVVHDVVEQDERPYIVMELINGGSLAERVEAEGPVDAREAARIGIALLGALRRAHDAGVLHRDLKPANVLMETGTDRVVLTDFGIAQVAGATTLTESGSFVGSPEYTAPERMSGTRTGPESDLWSLGALLCAVLSGESPFRRDSLGGILHAVVVDEIRPPAQAAPLLPVVRGLLERDPDRRLDAAEAERLLRTFRETGRTPRTTKAPRASAGYTPTRRDVPRPGRDAQRRAAAGHAAQDGPAAGGPSPSGPPSPGAPEASLREQPPRQRQPQSARTVLVAAALVAAMAGAGVSAAALLLRDGGGGGGGGTPSSSAPGTPQESRTTRAPATSGGPGASGGASGTPGTSTDDTPGTSSDATPTVTRSRAATGPTVPSGYRLAEDERGFSLAVPDGFTRDPQGERVFYLSPGEVIRIGVKLDDPQEGGPAGVMRRAHEKGPSTNPGYRDGRVTETTHGGRPAARWEFTWDGFSATEGPRHTYDLCWEQDGRLYDVWVSAPVGKVSEAKEYFDVAVDTFVRG from the coding sequence ATGGGGACCGAGGGGGAGAACGTCCGTCTCATAGCCGGCCGCTACCGGCTGGAGGCCAGGATCGGCCGCGGCGGTATGGGGATCGTGTGGCGCGCCACCGACCAGCTCCTCGGCCGGCAGGTGGCGGTCAAGGAGCTGGCCCTCGACGACTCGCTCCCCGAGGAGCGGTCCCGGCAGCGGCGCGAGCGCACCCTGCGGGAGGCGCGGGCGGTCGCCCGGCTCGGGCACCCGCACATCATCGTCGTGCACGACGTCGTCGAGCAGGACGAACGCCCGTACATCGTCATGGAGTTGATCAACGGCGGCTCGCTCGCGGAGCGTGTCGAGGCCGAGGGGCCCGTGGACGCGCGCGAGGCCGCGCGGATCGGGATCGCCCTGCTGGGCGCGCTGCGGCGGGCGCACGACGCCGGGGTCCTGCACCGCGACCTCAAACCGGCGAACGTCCTGATGGAGACCGGCACCGACCGGGTCGTCCTCACCGACTTCGGCATCGCCCAGGTCGCAGGCGCGACCACGCTCACCGAGAGCGGGTCCTTCGTCGGCTCGCCCGAATACACCGCGCCGGAGCGGATGTCCGGGACCCGCACCGGACCGGAGTCCGACCTGTGGTCGCTGGGCGCGCTGCTGTGTGCCGTGCTCAGCGGGGAATCGCCGTTCCGGCGGGACTCGTTGGGCGGCATCCTGCACGCGGTCGTCGTCGACGAGATCCGGCCGCCCGCGCAGGCCGCGCCCCTCCTCCCCGTCGTGCGGGGGCTGCTGGAGCGCGACCCGGACCGGCGGCTCGACGCGGCGGAGGCGGAACGGCTGCTGCGGACCTTCCGGGAGACCGGCCGGACACCGAGGACCACCAAGGCCCCGCGGGCGTCTGCCGGTTACACCCCGACCCGGCGGGACGTGCCGCGCCCCGGGCGGGACGCGCAGAGGAGGGCCGCGGCCGGGCACGCCGCCCAGGACGGGCCGGCGGCGGGCGGACCGTCGCCGTCGGGGCCGCCCTCGCCCGGCGCCCCCGAGGCGTCCCTGCGGGAGCAGCCCCCGCGGCAGCGGCAACCGCAGTCCGCCCGGACCGTGCTGGTCGCGGCGGCGCTGGTGGCGGCGATGGCCGGGGCGGGCGTCTCGGCGGCGGCGCTGCTGCTGCGGGACGGGGGCGGCGGGGGCGGCGGCGGCACGCCGAGCAGTTCGGCACCGGGGACGCCGCAGGAGTCGCGTACGACGCGTGCGCCGGCCACCTCGGGCGGGCCCGGCGCGTCCGGCGGCGCGTCCGGCACACCCGGTACGTCGACGGACGACACGCCGGGCACGTCGTCCGACGCCACGCCCACGGTGACGCGCTCGCGGGCGGCGACCGGGCCGACCGTGCCCTCGGGGTACCGGCTCGCCGAGGACGAGCGGGGCTTCAGCCTCGCCGTGCCGGACGGCTTCACACGGGACCCGCAGGGGGAGCGGGTCTTCTACCTGTCGCCGGGGGAGGTGATCCGTATCGGCGTCAAGCTCGACGACCCGCAGGAGGGCGGACCGGCCGGCGTGATGCGGCGCGCCCACGAGAAGGGGCCCTCGACGAATCCCGGTTACCGCGACGGCAGGGTCACCGAGACCACGCACGGCGGGCGCCCCGCCGCGCGCTGGGAGTTCACCTGGGACGGCTTCAGCGCGACGGAGGGGCCCCGGCACACCTACGACCTGTGCTGGGAGCAGGACGGGCGGCTGTACGACGTGTGGGTGTCGGCGCCGGTCGGGAAGGTGAGCGAGGCGAAGGAGTACTTCGACGTGGCGGTGGACACGTTCGTACGCGGCTGA